A single Parabacteroides timonensis DNA region contains:
- a CDS encoding type II toxin-antitoxin system HicB family antitoxin, which translates to METIKIVIEKTSDYFSGYSDNCDGIYGAGDSIQAVKDNILEAIRLIKSDLPVSQWPDQIKGEYKLEFKLDVQSFLEYYSGILSLSGLEKITGINQKQLSNYLNHKSKPRREQVERISNGLHKFANELLSITL; encoded by the coding sequence ATGGAAACGATTAAGATTGTTATTGAGAAGACTTCCGATTATTTCAGTGGCTATTCTGATAACTGTGATGGCATCTATGGAGCCGGCGACAGTATCCAGGCTGTGAAAGATAATATACTGGAAGCGATACGACTTATCAAGTCCGATCTGCCGGTTTCACAGTGGCCGGATCAAATAAAAGGGGAGTATAAGTTGGAATTTAAACTGGATGTACAAAGCTTTCTGGAATATTATTCCGGTATTCTTTCCTTGTCGGGTCTTGAAAAGATCACAGGTATAAATCAAAAACAATTATCCAATTATTTGAACCATAAGAGCAAACCTCGCCGTGAACAAGTCGAACGTATCTCCAACGGGTTGCATAAGTTCGCGAACGAACTTCTTAGTATAACTCTATAG
- a CDS encoding type II toxin-antitoxin system HicA family toxin encodes MKSTELHRRFIAAGWKFLYAEGSHYFYEKNGIKSEPIPYHGAKEMGKGLANKIIKKYGI; translated from the coding sequence ATGAAATCAACAGAACTTCACAGACGTTTTATTGCGGCAGGATGGAAATTCCTTTATGCCGAGGGTTCTCACTATTTCTATGAAAAGAACGGGATTAAGTCAGAACCGATTCCTTACCATGGAGCAAAAGAAATGGGTAAGGGATTAGCGAACAAGATTATTAAAAAGTATGGAATTTAA
- a CDS encoding magnesium transporter CorA family protein: MRSFLYCEAGFVEKDKWLPDCWVNVECPTPEDIQYLLNQFHVPQSFLSDIEDTDERPRIEYEGNWLLTILRIPVQSTESGIPFTTVPIGIITNNEIIISVCYHKTELLPDFIRYSRRKELVVRHKYDLILRLIHSSAVWFLKYLKQINNEVARAEKALEKSIRNEDLLRLMKLEKSMVYFNTSIRGNEVMLSKLQSIFQEPMYMDAELVEDVETELKQAHLTVNIYSDILTGTMDAFASIISNNVNTIMKRMTSISIILMVPTLIASFYGMNVINYVEELPHGFVVIVLFSITLSALAFFIFRRIKWF; this comes from the coding sequence ATGAGATCGTTTCTTTATTGTGAAGCCGGCTTTGTGGAAAAAGACAAGTGGCTTCCCGACTGCTGGGTAAATGTAGAATGCCCTACCCCCGAAGATATCCAATACCTTTTAAACCAGTTTCACGTACCCCAATCATTCTTGAGCGATATCGAAGATACCGACGAACGTCCGCGTATCGAGTATGAAGGGAACTGGTTGCTGACGATCCTGCGTATCCCGGTACAGAGCACCGAAAGCGGTATTCCTTTTACAACTGTCCCGATCGGCATCATCACGAATAACGAGATCATTATCTCCGTCTGTTATCATAAGACGGAGTTATTGCCCGATTTCATTCGTTACAGCCGGCGTAAGGAGCTCGTCGTACGTCATAAATACGACCTGATCCTGCGACTGATCCATTCGTCTGCCGTCTGGTTCCTGAAATATCTGAAACAGATCAACAACGAAGTGGCACGTGCCGAAAAAGCGCTGGAGAAAAGTATCCGTAACGAAGACCTGCTGCGGTTGATGAAGCTGGAGAAAAGTATGGTTTATTTCAATACGTCCATCCGTGGAAATGAAGTGATGCTCTCGAAGCTGCAAAGTATTTTCCAGGAGCCGATGTATATGGATGCCGAACTGGTGGAAGATGTGGAAACCGAATTGAAGCAGGCGCATCTCACAGTGAACATCTACAGCGATATCCTTACCGGAACGATGGATGCCTTCGCCTCCATCATCTCCAACAATGTGAACACCATCATGAAACGCATGACCTCCATATCGATCATCCTGATGGTTCCGACACTGATAGCCAGCTTCTACGGCATGAATGTGATCAACTATGTAGAAGAACTACCGCACGGATTTGTCGTGATCGTACTCTTTTCCATCACCTTGTCGGCACTGGCATTCTTCATCTTCAGGAGGATCAAATGGTTCTGA
- a CDS encoding efflux RND transporter periplasmic adaptor subunit encodes MKARSVITIGLGLLLFVACKQQEQQQVEGENYPLLTLKPENRQLSVKYSAVIEGKQDVEVRPQVSGTITQVCVEEGAHVQKGQVLFVIDQVPYEAALQKAEAAVATAEANEATAKQTLEGKQLLYEDRVISDFELRTAQNSYKSAKAALLQAQAEKRDAENNLSYTLVKSPVDGFAGMTSYRIGALVSASMTDPLIRVSDNSDMYVYFSLTEKQVLSLTAQYGSLDKALESFPEVSLELNDGTVYEQKGKVDVISGIIDKTTGTVSMRAVFGNEGKRLMSGGSANVIVPYDREKCIVIPQGGTYEIQNRIFAYKVVDGKAVSTPIRVFEVNDGKEYIVEDGLKAGDVIVSEGAGLLKDGTVVSGTKTEEN; translated from the coding sequence ATGAAGGCAAGAAGTGTTATTACGATTGGTTTAGGTTTGCTGCTGTTTGTGGCTTGTAAACAACAGGAGCAACAACAGGTTGAAGGTGAAAATTACCCTTTATTGACCTTGAAGCCGGAGAACAGGCAGTTGTCTGTCAAATATTCGGCAGTGATAGAAGGAAAGCAGGATGTGGAAGTTCGTCCGCAGGTTTCAGGAACGATCACACAAGTGTGTGTGGAAGAAGGGGCACATGTCCAAAAGGGACAAGTATTGTTTGTGATCGATCAGGTTCCCTATGAAGCTGCCTTGCAGAAGGCGGAAGCGGCTGTGGCTACGGCAGAGGCGAATGAGGCAACTGCCAAACAGACGCTGGAAGGAAAACAGTTGCTGTATGAGGATCGTGTGATTTCCGATTTCGAACTCCGTACGGCACAAAATTCTTATAAGAGTGCCAAGGCTGCTTTGCTTCAGGCACAGGCGGAAAAGCGGGATGCGGAGAATAATTTGTCTTATACGCTGGTGAAGAGTCCGGTGGATGGGTTTGCCGGTATGACCTCTTACCGTATCGGGGCGCTGGTGAGTGCTTCGATGACCGATCCCTTGATCCGTGTATCGGACAATTCGGATATGTATGTTTATTTTTCGCTGACGGAAAAACAGGTTCTTTCACTGACCGCCCAATATGGTTCGCTGGATAAGGCGTTGGAGTCGTTCCCGGAAGTTTCTCTGGAGCTGAATGACGGAACGGTCTATGAGCAAAAGGGAAAAGTGGATGTGATCAGCGGGATTATAGACAAGACGACCGGGACTGTCAGTATGCGTGCGGTATTCGGTAATGAGGGAAAGCGTCTGATGAGCGGAGGTTCGGCCAATGTGATCGTGCCTTACGACCGGGAGAAATGTATCGTGATTCCTCAGGGCGGTACTTACGAGATACAGAACCGTATTTTCGCTTATAAGGTGGTGGACGGTAAAGCGGTGTCGACACCTATCCGGGTATTTGAGGTCAATGACGGTAAAGAATATATTGTGGAGGACGGACTGAAGGCCGGTGACGTGATCGTATCGGAAGGTGCCGGCTTGTTGAAAGACGGTACAGTCGTGTCGGGTACTAAAACAGAGGAGAACTGA
- the dnaB gene encoding replicative DNA helicase, which yields MAEGTKNTGRGNSGKGKQKPVVVSDMGRLQPQARELEEAVLGALMLEKDAYSIISEILKPECFYEKSHEMIYAAIVDLAASQRPVDMLTVTEQLRKRGELDQVGGPFYISQLTSKVASSAHIEYHARIIAQKYLARELISFTAMIQGKAFDETIDVEDLMQEAEGKLFEISQRNVKKDVTQINPVIKDAMDLLQKAANQKEGLSGTRTGFDALDKITSGWQNSDLIIIAARPAMGKTAFVLSMAKNMAVNHNVPVALFSLEMSNVQLVNRLIVNVCEIPGEKIKSGRLESYEWEQLDFKIKELYDAPIYVDDTPSLSVFELRTKARRLVREHGVRCIIIDYLQLMNASGMSFGSREQEVSTISRSLKGLAKELNIPIIALSQLNRGVESRQGAEGKRPQLADLRESGAIEQDADMVCFIHRPEYYKITEDERGNSLVGLAEIIIAKHRNGATGDVRLRFKGDYAKFMNIDEDVAVREFSSNMNSEDPLPPIPPAGADFLNQGSSSEVPF from the coding sequence ATGGCAGAAGGAACTAAAAATACCGGAAGAGGAAACTCCGGAAAGGGGAAACAAAAACCTGTTGTAGTGTCTGATATGGGACGTCTGCAGCCACAGGCTCGTGAGTTGGAAGAGGCCGTTTTAGGTGCCTTGATGCTTGAAAAAGATGCTTATTCGATCATCAGTGAGATCTTGAAGCCGGAATGCTTTTACGAAAAGTCGCACGAGATGATCTATGCGGCTATTGTGGATCTGGCAGCCAGCCAGCGGCCGGTCGACATGCTGACGGTGACGGAGCAGTTGAGGAAACGCGGCGAACTGGATCAGGTGGGCGGACCGTTTTATATCTCGCAGCTGACCAGCAAGGTTGCCAGTAGTGCGCATATCGAATATCATGCCCGTATCATCGCCCAGAAATACCTGGCGAGAGAGTTGATCTCTTTCACTGCGATGATCCAGGGAAAGGCTTTTGACGAGACGATCGACGTGGAAGACCTGATGCAGGAAGCGGAAGGTAAACTGTTTGAGATATCCCAGCGGAATGTAAAGAAGGACGTAACCCAGATCAATCCCGTTATCAAGGATGCGATGGATTTGTTGCAGAAAGCGGCGAACCAGAAGGAAGGTCTGAGCGGTACGCGTACCGGTTTCGATGCACTGGACAAGATCACTTCGGGATGGCAGAATTCCGACTTGATCATTATCGCTGCTCGTCCTGCGATGGGTAAGACGGCGTTCGTACTTTCCATGGCGAAGAATATGGCGGTGAATCATAATGTGCCGGTTGCTTTGTTCTCGCTTGAAATGAGTAACGTCCAGTTGGTAAACCGCCTGATCGTAAACGTATGTGAGATCCCGGGCGAGAAGATCAAGAGCGGACGTTTGGAAAGTTATGAGTGGGAACAACTGGACTTCAAGATCAAGGAGTTGTATGACGCACCTATCTATGTGGACGATACGCCGAGTCTTTCGGTGTTTGAGTTGCGTACCAAGGCTCGCCGTCTGGTGCGTGAGCATGGGGTACGATGTATCATCATCGACTACCTTCAGTTGATGAATGCGAGTGGTATGAGTTTCGGTAGCCGTGAGCAGGAGGTAAGTACGATCTCCCGTTCATTGAAAGGGTTGGCGAAGGAGTTGAACATACCGATCATCGCACTGTCGCAGTTGAACCGTGGTGTGGAAAGCCGTCAGGGAGCCGAAGGAAAGCGTCCGCAGTTGGCCGACCTTCGTGAGTCAGGAGCGATCGAGCAGGATGCGGATATGGTTTGCTTTATCCACCGTCCGGAATATTATAAGATCACGGAAGATGAGCGTGGTAACTCGCTGGTCGGCCTGGCAGAGATCATTATCGCCAAGCATCGTAACGGTGCGACAGGTGATGTGCGTCTGCGGTTTAAAGGCGATTATGCGAAGTTTATGAATATAGATGAGGATGTTGCCGTGCGCGAGTTCTCATCGAATATGAACAGTGAGGATCCGTTACCTCCGATACCGCCTGCCGGTGCAGATTTCCTGAACCAGGGCAGCAGCAGCGAGGTTCCGTTCTGA
- a CDS encoding efflux RND transporter permease subunit, which produces MKLQQFIDRPILSMVISVVITVAGLIGLYALSVEQYPDIAPPTIRVSTTYSGANAEAVQKSVIVPLEEAINGVENMTYMTSTASNTGSAEITVYFKQGSDADMAAVNVQNKVSTATSLLPAEVTKVGVTTMKRQSSMLKIFGLYSPNGTYDETFLTNYLSINVKPQIQRISGVGEVNVMGGDYAMRIWLKPDVMAQYELEPSDVETALSSQNIEASTGAIGEDSKNVYQYTLKYRGRLEKEQEFEEIVIRAYDDGRVLRLKDIATVELGAQSYSYTGTVNGAPGSTCMINQTAGTNANEIIQEIDKYLEELKGSLPEDVEVVELMSTKNFLDASINEVIKTLLEAIILVVLVVYVFLQNPRSTLIPTISIFVSLIGTFAVLYIAGFTINLLTLFALVLAIGTIVDDAIIVVEAVQVRFDEGYRSPYKASVDAMSGISSAIVTSTLVFMAVFIPVSFMGGTSGVFYTQFGITMAVAVGISAINALTLSPALCALILRPNEILVDGKKPEFSTRFRLAFDSAFKQLVLKYKSGVKFFVKRKWMAWGAWGIAVVALFYLMSTTKTGLVPSEDTGSIFVSLDAPAGSTLAETASIMDEVEKELKDLPQIDNFNKVAGFGMGSGSGASHGMFIIKLKHWDERQGEENSVDAVSAEIYKRTAHIKNAKLFVFSPPMISGYGTGNSFELYLQDRSGKGIEALSNVTNDFLEALNKRPEVQMAYTSFSENFPQYRVDVDEAQCQRAGTSTDQVLSVLSGYFGSIYASNFNRFTKIYRVIVQAPSDYRKDMQSLNNIFVKTTDGMAPVSQFVKLTKTYGAESLTRFNMFSSINVQGMPAEGYSSGDVINAVSEVAAQTLPTGYGYEFSGMTREEEQMANSHDTVIIYGVCILFIYLILCALYESLFIPMAVILSVPFGLMGSFLFARMWGIENNIYLQTGLIMLIGLLSKTAILLTEYATERRQAGMSLTQAAMAAASVRLRPILMTALTMVFGLLPLMVASGVGANGNRSLGVGTVGGMVIGTVALLFVTPAFFIVFQYIEERVMGKRKEDRK; this is translated from the coding sequence ATGAAACTACAACAATTTATAGACCGGCCGATTTTATCGATGGTTATTTCGGTCGTTATCACGGTGGCCGGATTGATCGGGCTGTATGCTTTGTCTGTGGAACAGTATCCGGACATCGCACCGCCTACGATCCGTGTGTCTACCACTTATAGCGGAGCTAATGCGGAAGCAGTACAGAAGAGTGTGATCGTCCCGCTGGAAGAGGCGATCAACGGGGTGGAGAATATGACCTATATGACTTCTACCGCCAGCAATACCGGTAGCGCGGAAATCACGGTTTATTTTAAACAGGGTAGCGATGCGGATATGGCTGCCGTGAATGTACAGAATAAAGTATCTACCGCCACATCGCTGTTACCGGCAGAGGTGACCAAAGTCGGTGTGACAACGATGAAGCGGCAGAGCAGTATGCTGAAGATTTTCGGTTTGTACAGTCCGAACGGTACATACGACGAGACCTTCCTGACCAATTACCTGAGCATTAATGTGAAACCCCAGATACAACGTATCTCCGGTGTCGGTGAAGTGAATGTGATGGGAGGGGACTATGCGATGCGTATCTGGTTGAAGCCGGATGTGATGGCGCAGTACGAACTGGAACCGAGCGATGTGGAAACAGCACTTTCCAGCCAGAATATAGAAGCCTCCACGGGGGCTATCGGCGAGGACTCCAAGAATGTCTATCAATATACGCTGAAATATCGCGGACGGTTGGAAAAGGAGCAGGAGTTCGAGGAGATCGTGATCCGTGCTTATGACGACGGGCGTGTACTTCGCCTGAAAGATATTGCTACGGTGGAGCTGGGAGCGCAAAGCTATTCCTATACCGGTACGGTGAACGGTGCGCCGGGAAGTACCTGTATGATCAACCAGACCGCCGGTACGAATGCGAATGAAATCATCCAGGAAATAGATAAGTATCTGGAAGAACTGAAAGGAAGCCTGCCGGAAGATGTGGAAGTGGTGGAACTGATGAGTACCAAGAACTTCCTCGACGCTTCCATCAACGAGGTGATAAAGACCTTGCTGGAGGCGATTATCCTGGTGGTGCTGGTGGTGTATGTCTTTTTGCAGAATCCGCGTTCTACGCTGATCCCTACCATCAGTATCTTCGTGTCGCTGATCGGTACGTTCGCCGTCCTGTATATTGCGGGATTTACCATTAACTTGCTGACCTTGTTTGCGCTGGTACTTGCCATCGGTACGATTGTGGACGATGCCATTATCGTGGTGGAAGCGGTGCAGGTGCGGTTCGATGAAGGGTATCGTTCGCCTTACAAAGCGTCGGTGGATGCGATGAGCGGCATCTCTTCTGCAATCGTTACTTCTACACTGGTATTCATGGCGGTGTTTATCCCTGTTTCTTTTATGGGAGGGACTTCCGGGGTGTTTTATACCCAGTTCGGTATAACCATGGCCGTTGCCGTAGGTATTTCGGCTATCAATGCGTTGACGCTTTCACCGGCACTCTGTGCACTGATCCTGCGACCGAACGAGATACTGGTGGATGGTAAGAAGCCGGAGTTTTCCACCCGTTTCCGTTTGGCTTTCGATTCGGCTTTCAAACAACTGGTTCTTAAATATAAGAGTGGCGTTAAGTTCTTCGTTAAGCGGAAATGGATGGCCTGGGGTGCCTGGGGGATTGCTGTCGTTGCACTTTTTTATCTGATGAGTACTACCAAGACGGGGTTGGTTCCTTCGGAAGATACAGGTTCTATCTTTGTCAGCCTGGATGCGCCTGCCGGAAGTACGCTGGCGGAAACGGCTAGTATCATGGACGAGGTGGAAAAAGAGTTGAAGGATCTGCCCCAGATAGACAATTTCAATAAGGTAGCCGGTTTCGGTATGGGATCGGGTAGCGGGGCTTCGCATGGGATGTTTATCATCAAGCTGAAACATTGGGATGAACGTCAGGGTGAAGAGAACAGTGTGGATGCTGTTTCCGCCGAGATCTATAAACGTACGGCACATATCAAGAATGCGAAACTATTTGTCTTTTCCCCGCCTATGATTTCCGGATATGGTACGGGAAACAGTTTCGAGCTTTATCTGCAGGATCGTTCGGGAAAAGGGATCGAGGCGTTGAGTAATGTGACTAATGATTTTCTGGAAGCACTGAATAAACGTCCGGAGGTGCAGATGGCTTATACCTCTTTCAGTGAGAACTTCCCACAGTACCGGGTGGATGTAGACGAGGCACAATGCCAGCGTGCAGGGACATCGACCGATCAGGTATTGTCGGTGTTGTCCGGGTATTTCGGGAGTATTTATGCCTCTAACTTCAACCGTTTTACGAAGATATACCGGGTGATCGTGCAGGCACCGTCCGATTACCGTAAAGATATGCAGTCGTTGAACAATATCTTTGTGAAGACGACCGATGGGATGGCTCCGGTAAGCCAGTTCGTAAAACTGACCAAGACATACGGGGCGGAGTCGCTGACACGGTTCAATATGTTTTCATCCATCAATGTGCAGGGGATGCCTGCCGAAGGATATAGTTCGGGTGATGTGATCAATGCGGTATCGGAAGTGGCTGCCCAGACATTGCCGACCGGTTATGGTTATGAATTTTCCGGTATGACGCGGGAAGAGGAACAGATGGCGAACTCGCATGATACGGTGATTATTTACGGGGTATGTATCCTGTTCATTTACCTGATACTTTGTGCCTTGTATGAGAGCTTGTTTATTCCGATGGCTGTCATCTTATCCGTTCCTTTCGGCTTGATGGGTAGTTTCCTGTTTGCCCGGATGTGGGGGATAGAGAATAATATTTATCTACAGACGGGGTTGATCATGCTGATCGGATTACTTTCAAAGACGGCTATTTTGTTGACGGAATATGCTACGGAACGCCGTCAGGCCGGTATGTCGCTGACACAGGCGGCGATGGCTGCAGCTTCTGTCCGCCTGCGTCCGATCCTTATGACGGCGTTGACGATGGTGTTCGGTTTGTTGCCGCTGATGGTTGCTTCGGGTGTGGGGGCCAATGGTAACCGTTCGCTGGGTGTGGGAACGGTCGGAGGGATGGTTATCGGAACCGTTGCTTTATTATTTGTGACGCCTGCTTTCTTTATCGTATTCCAATATATTGAAGAGCGGGTGATGGGTAAACGAAAAGAAGATAGAAAATGA
- a CDS encoding multidrug effflux MFS transporter, with translation MRVLVQNRINYKVFLLLFLGMLTAFGPFATDMYLPSFPSMAEWFGTSSSMVQLSLTSCMIGLAVGQLFFGPLSDKYGRKIVLLWSLLLFIVATFWCIYSSDIYQFVVFRLLQGIAASGGIVISRSVSTDMFEGHELAKMLAVIGSINGVAPVLAPVVGGTMTGIAGWKGIFGVLLLIGTLILFAAFYYQESLPRERRVSSSFLHAFRNFKPLFGNRPYMGYMLQLGFAQAALFANIASAPFIMQEHYGFTPLDFSICFGVNALAVVIAAALAVKFKRVENGTLAGSIGLLVFSVCEMVALFAGCSFWVYEVFMLCILFSLGLCFTSSTTLAMDEGRMYSGSASALLGSVSFAFGGVVSPLVGMGNLMHSTGIVFVVCAVCSLLCIYVAKEH, from the coding sequence ATGAGAGTCCTGGTTCAAAATAGAATAAACTATAAAGTTTTCTTGTTATTATTCCTCGGTATGCTGACGGCTTTCGGGCCGTTCGCTACCGATATGTATCTGCCGTCTTTTCCGTCGATGGCCGAATGGTTCGGGACCTCTTCGTCGATGGTGCAGCTGAGTCTGACATCCTGTATGATCGGGTTGGCGGTAGGACAGTTGTTTTTTGGTCCTTTGAGCGATAAATACGGGCGGAAGATCGTGTTGTTGTGGTCGCTTCTGCTCTTTATCGTAGCTACTTTCTGGTGTATATATTCATCCGATATATATCAGTTCGTTGTTTTCCGGTTACTGCAAGGCATTGCTGCGTCGGGAGGGATTGTTATTTCGCGTTCTGTTTCTACGGATATGTTCGAAGGGCATGAACTGGCGAAGATGTTGGCGGTTATCGGTTCGATCAATGGGGTGGCACCCGTACTCGCACCGGTCGTTGGTGGTACAATGACGGGGATAGCCGGTTGGAAAGGTATTTTCGGCGTTTTGCTGTTGATCGGCACGCTGATTTTATTCGCAGCTTTTTATTATCAGGAGTCATTACCCCGCGAAAGGCGTGTTTCATCCAGTTTTCTACATGCTTTCCGGAACTTCAAACCTTTATTTGGAAACCGTCCTTACATGGGGTACATGTTGCAGCTTGGGTTCGCCCAGGCTGCACTCTTTGCCAATATTGCTTCTGCACCGTTTATTATGCAGGAACATTATGGGTTTACACCGCTCGATTTCAGTATCTGTTTCGGGGTTAATGCGCTGGCGGTGGTGATAGCTGCTGCGTTGGCTGTGAAATTTAAGCGGGTGGAGAACGGGACGCTTGCCGGGAGTATCGGGTTGCTGGTCTTTTCCGTGTGTGAGATGGTTGCTTTGTTTGCCGGATGCAGTTTCTGGGTGTATGAGGTGTTTATGCTTTGTATCCTTTTTTCGTTGGGGCTTTGCTTCACTTCTTCCACGACACTGGCTATGGATGAGGGACGGATGTATTCGGGGAGTGCGTCTGCATTGCTGGGATCGGTTTCTTTCGCTTTCGGCGGGGTTGTTTCTCCTTTGGTCGGCATGGGAAACCTGATGCATTCGACGGGGATCGTCTTTGTTGTCTGTGCCGTATGTTCTCTCCTTTGCATATATGTGGCGAAGGAGCATTAA
- a CDS encoding efflux transporter outer membrane subunit codes for MKKIIYSIIICTALLSGCSVYRNYHRPDNLPVDSLYRDNPAVGEDSLTLGDLPWEEMFQDSLLQNLIRYGLENNTDMQVAFLRVDEAKAQLMAARLSFLPSLTLSPQGTISRTDGAKSVKTYELPLQASWEVDLFGSLRNAKKGTQATLLQQEAYRQAVRSELIATVANNYYSLLMLDEQIGISQSTLDIWNEQVRTMEAKLRVGEETENAVTQARASLYELEATHNDLLRQQREAENTLCTLLGMTSQSISRSTLAEQTLPEEVNAGVPLRLLSKRPDVVQAEMELANAYYATNQSRAAFYPNLTLTGSVGWTNSLGQVVTNPGGWILSAIGSLTQPIFNRGKLISNLRVSKDEEQIAQLNYKQALLDAGQEVNNALYAVESVKRTLDSHQRQCKELERTVQTSESLYRTGNATYLELLTARQSLLSARLNVVSDRFSQLQSVVSLYNALGGGCE; via the coding sequence ATGAAAAAGATCATATATAGTATTATAATATGTACGGCTTTGCTGAGCGGTTGTTCGGTTTACCGGAATTATCACCGGCCGGACAATCTGCCGGTCGACAGCCTGTACCGTGATAACCCGGCTGTCGGGGAAGATTCCCTGACGCTGGGGGATCTTCCTTGGGAAGAGATGTTTCAGGATTCGTTATTGCAAAACCTGATCCGTTACGGATTGGAGAACAATACGGATATGCAGGTTGCTTTCCTGCGGGTAGATGAGGCGAAGGCCCAGTTGATGGCTGCCCGTCTTTCTTTCCTTCCGTCGCTGACCTTGTCGCCGCAAGGGACTATCAGCCGTACGGACGGGGCGAAGAGTGTGAAAACGTATGAGTTGCCTTTGCAGGCCAGTTGGGAAGTCGACCTGTTCGGTAGCCTGCGTAATGCGAAGAAGGGGACACAGGCCACTCTTTTACAGCAGGAGGCTTACCGGCAGGCGGTTCGTTCGGAACTGATCGCGACTGTCGCCAACAATTACTATTCTTTGTTGATGTTGGATGAGCAGATCGGGATCAGCCAGTCTACGCTCGATATCTGGAATGAGCAGGTGCGGACTATGGAGGCAAAGCTACGGGTAGGTGAGGAGACGGAGAATGCCGTAACACAGGCGCGTGCCAGTCTGTATGAGCTGGAAGCTACTCATAACGACTTATTGAGACAGCAGCGTGAGGCAGAGAATACGCTTTGTACGCTGTTAGGGATGACTTCGCAATCCATCTCCCGGAGTACGCTGGCGGAACAGACCTTGCCGGAGGAGGTTAATGCCGGTGTTCCTCTCCGCTTGTTGTCCAAACGTCCGGATGTGGTACAGGCTGAAATGGAACTGGCGAATGCTTACTATGCCACGAACCAGTCACGGGCTGCCTTTTATCCGAATCTGACACTGACGGGAAGTGTGGGCTGGACCAATTCGTTGGGGCAGGTAGTGACAAATCCCGGCGGATGGATACTATCGGCTATCGGTTCGCTGACACAGCCTATATTCAATAGGGGGAAGCTGATCTCGAATCTTCGTGTATCGAAAGATGAAGAACAGATCGCACAGCTTAATTATAAACAGGCTTTGCTGGATGCCGGGCAGGAGGTGAATAATGCGCTGTATGCCGTAGAATCGGTGAAGCGGACACTCGACAGCCATCAACGGCAATGTAAAGAGTTGGAACGTACGGTACAAACATCCGAATCGCTGTACCGGACAGGGAATGCAACTTATCTGGAGTTGCTTACCGCACGGCAGTCGCTGTTGAGTGCCCGTCTGAATGTGGTTTCCGATCGTTTTTCACAGTTACAATCTGTTGTTAGTCTATATAATGCGTTAGGAGGAGGTTGCGAATGA
- a CDS encoding helix-turn-helix domain-containing protein — translation MNPLSLEELFPMFPPACVLTDRVLLVPSSEFGRLKEHYIERTRAFILVCKGCLVLQLNGRRYEMREHTLLDMLDGITIQILNTSTDIRAYCLFINYKFASESLKNLKPGPLTYMLDIMDAPILSFSPEENHILENQMLLLQDCLRNTDNYYRTELARTYFKSLMLELGNLLFKHRAPADETPSTIEKKELVMLDFMKLVWQHFKTEHNVDFYADKLCISTKHLSRIIKDQMGKTPHAVISEEIFHMAMTLLEDDRIPVRQIAEILHFSDQAAFCKFFKKYKDISPMAYRKKIATE, via the coding sequence ATGAATCCACTAAGCCTGGAAGAACTATTCCCGATGTTTCCGCCTGCCTGTGTTTTAACCGACAGGGTGTTATTGGTTCCTTCATCCGAATTCGGACGGTTAAAGGAGCATTATATCGAACGTACCCGTGCCTTCATCCTGGTATGTAAAGGTTGCCTGGTACTGCAACTCAATGGAAGGCGATACGAAATGAGGGAACATACACTCCTGGATATGCTGGACGGGATCACCATCCAGATTCTCAATACCAGCACGGATATAAGAGCTTACTGCCTGTTCATCAACTACAAGTTTGCCAGTGAATCCCTGAAGAACCTGAAGCCCGGACCACTGACTTATATGTTGGACATCATGGACGCTCCCATCCTCTCTTTTTCTCCCGAAGAGAACCATATTCTGGAAAACCAAATGCTTCTGCTGCAAGACTGCCTCCGGAATACAGACAACTATTACCGGACAGAGCTGGCCAGGACTTACTTCAAAAGTTTAATGCTGGAGCTGGGCAACCTGCTTTTCAAACACAGAGCACCAGCAGATGAAACCCCTTCCACGATCGAAAAGAAAGAACTGGTCATGCTGGATTTCATGAAACTGGTATGGCAGCACTTCAAGACAGAACACAATGTGGATTTCTATGCCGACAAACTCTGTATCTCGACCAAACACCTCTCACGAATCATCAAAGACCAGATGGGAAAGACACCTCATGCCGTCATCTCCGAAGAAATCTTCCACATGGCTATGACCCTATTGGAAGACGACAGAATCCCGGTTCGCCAGATCGCAGAGATACTGCATTTTTCAGACCAGGCGGCTTTTTGTAAATTCTTCAAGAAATACAAGGACATATCACCGATGGCCTATAGAAAAAAAATAGCCACGGAATAA